The following is a genomic window from Rutidosis leptorrhynchoides isolate AG116_Rl617_1_P2 chromosome 8, CSIRO_AGI_Rlap_v1, whole genome shotgun sequence.
ACTACATAGAAAAATCAAGATTGATTGAGTATATATAACCGATCCTCGCCCAACAAAACCTAGAACACCAAAGAAACCGAGCCTAGCACAACAAAGGAACAAAACGAACCCAAATACAAGACACCAAACAATTAAGCCAAATATCACAACAAACGACACTATAAAATAATAGTCTATGGTACAACTTTTTTGAAGTTACCGTTGATCGGCTCTGGTCCAATCCTCCATCCAGTTCTCGAACTTAAAAGAGAGGACACGGGAGTACCACTCACACTTGTTCCCTGCTAGCCAAAACTGATATTATTAGTAGTTTTGGGATGGAGGTCCATCTGGATCCAAATTACAATTGGGACCGATCTCAATGCAACAAGTAGTCGAAATAGGATAAAATAAAGAGGCTAGTAATATAACACGCAATGACATTTATGTatattatacaacaacaacaaaatccaataccaTCTAGGTGGTGTATGAGGGAgctgagatgtagacaatctttcccctatccgagaataaagacaagtcatttctctacccagagtaaaacaaagtagagaaagtcatctctctctctattcgacggatagagagattgcttctttTTTTATTTAAGAATAAAATAGAATTTATGTATATTATccggtgttgtaaaagtcggctgacttggccgacgcgtcggccgatgcgtcggccgatgcgtcgtttttttggattctccgtcccgttttttctgaaaacgactcaaaagacggtcaaagctaaaaattcggtcaaagtctgtcaaagacggtcaaagttggtcaaaaacggtcaaaatcggtcaaattttcgtcaagatgtgatatgctTTAaatttagggtttgttttcattttttgggccgctcttttttCTGTGTCCTtattgattatgtactcggtaacattaattgagtttgaaatttgattgtatttaaattcaagttcttagttaagaaatttatggtacagaatcaactattttatacatatataaatatatatttaagaaattattactaaagtcaacgttggtcaacgaccgatgcgttcccgacgcgtccccgactcggccaacgcgtcctttttaggtctcgaccgatgcgtcccgactcgcgacttttacaaccttgatatTATCTATTATCAATATATCTATCGAtcgatctatctatctatctatctatctacaaGTATATAAAGCAAAGCACAACAATTCAGCAATTAACATTTTATCCTATGTTTCTCAAattattaacccttatatactaaatgaCTAAATGTGATGTGAGTTTgtgtagttttagttatattacAATGTAGCTTTGAGTTTACTAAATGTGATGTGAGTTTgtgtagttttagttatattacAATGTAGCATTGAGTTTACGTTCACATTATAAATGGTCCTTCAACTTTGCGTATATTTACACAACgatccctcaagtttacactttcccAGGGGTTAaaggtgtaaatatataatttaattaaaataaaataaattaattccacccgaatttataaagggccctatcttctcgctcggtgcgagttaaatttttccgagaccaccgttcaattacgaaaaatcttacaaacccaacgggactaactatacgcgaaacggacaatttttaaaaaaacactaaacacaacgacaccccgtatcttcccgctcaccACGAGTTAAATattttcgacggcagcgtcagactcgaaataattttaagaacaaaacgaaactaaccacgttcaaaacggacactttttaaaaaacgctaaacacaacgacatcccgtatctttctgctcgccgcgagttaaatttttgcgacaacaccgttacactcgaaaaaatttattaaacaaaacaaaactaactacgttcgaaacggatactttttaaaaaacgcttaatacaacgacatctaaaacggtgcttaacacatgggtcgtgttcccctctgtaaatacacaacgctacgttaaatatgaatacgcagtccgaaagcccccgccgcaacgcACGGGCCGGTCCAGACTAGTTATATACTAAGGATATATTATTTGGGGGTAAACAAGATCAGCAGATTCATTAGGCTAGGGCTTGAATGCAGCAGTCCTGTTAATACTTTCTACATTTTCAATTAATGGGGTTTCTGATTTCTTAAAAATTCATTAGTCACTAATACTACATACAACGTATCTCAGCAATTTTTATTAGAAGTTGCTACCAAATGCAACACGAGCTAATCCTTTATTAACGTACAACTCCTGAAGCACAGTGTACATCTCCAGATGTACACCAAATGCAAGGTGTTGAACATGATATAATGCACAAATCATGATCAAAAACTAAAGAAACACTTGATAGTCATTCATCCGCGGTTGCTACAACGCCCATTATATACTCGATTTCCTCATACACTTCCTTCATTGAAGGTCGGTTTTCTCTTCGTTCCTCCAAGCAACTCATTGCAAGAAACCCAAACGCTTTCATACCATCGATCTCCAACAACGTAGCATCCTTTTTAATAATCGGGTCAATAACATCAACCAATTTTTCCTCGTTCACCATTCGCTTCGCATAAGCAACCAAGTTTACATCATCTGTCGGTCTACCAAAGTCAATAGCTTTTAAACAAGTCAATATTTCTAACAACACCACTCCAAAGCTATAAACGTCACTTTTATCAGTCAGCTGATAATTCCAATAGTAATCGGGATCAAGGTACCCTAACGTACCTTGAGCACATGTCGTCACATGGGTTACGTCCACTTGAGCTAATCTAGACAAACCAAAATCCGCCACCTTGGCTTTCATTTTGTGGTCGAGTAAAATGTTACTAGACTTCACGTCACGATGGTAAATCGGGCTAGACGTAGAAAAATGGAGGTAAGTAAGCCCTGAGGCTGTATCACGCGCAATACCGAGACGTTGCGTCCACGTTAAACGTTGTTTTTTTAAACCGTGCAAGTGATCGAAAAGACTACCATTCGGAACATACTCGTAGACCAACAAAGGTTGTTTTTCCACGCAACAACCAAGAAGTTGTAcgaggttcttgtggttgacttgACATAAGATTCGAACCTCGTTCAGGACTTGATCGATACTTTTCGTGTTACCGAGCTTGGCGCATTTAACAGCCACCGTTGTGCCGCAGTCCAACACGCCTTTATAGACTTCACCGAAACCGCCAACACCGAGAAGACCGCGAGACGAAAAGTTGTTTGTTGCCCTTTTGATCTCTTTGCGGGTGAAAATCTTGGCGGTTTTTCCACCCTCACCCGACGCTACCATCTCTTCACGCTCACGAGCAATGCGTTTATGTTCCGCTTTAATATTTTTATGATGAACGAACATTGTAACGGCTAACGCAACAGATAGAAGCATGACAACACTGCACATTGCAGCTGCCACGAGTATGATTCGTCTTGGTTTGGTACTAACAAAATCTGCATATACATATATTAACAGATCAATTACTATTATTCGTTAGCGCTAAAATATAAATTCGTTTTTAAGTTGATATACCTGAAGCACACCGGGCACCAAGTGCGTCCCAGTGAAGTTTAGGTTTACAGAAACACCTAAGCATTCCATCGTGAGCGGCCCTGCAAGTGGACGTCGAGTCGCAACACGCCTGTGTTTTACACCCCGGTTCTGGAGGTGGGGCCCACATCAACTCCACGTCAGGGTCAGTACAGTTGCTGTGAGTGATGGTGAAGGGGAACGATGCATTTAGCTTGACACCGTGTGTACCGTTGATACAGGAGTTTAGTAGCAGATGCGACCTTTGGATCACTAATTGTTGAGTTTTGGGGGAGATTGATATAATCGGGTAAGTGTTGTTAAGCGTATCAAATTTCAACGCGCGGTTAACACATCGGACCTTGTAAGCCGGTTGGCCACATGTGGGTGTGGTGCTGAGTGGATATGGAACCCGAATGGTTCCACAACTCGGGCAGGTTATAATCTTAGCACACGTGATATGCACTAGCAAGCCAACCACAAGtgtaataatcataatcatcatttttAAAGCTAAGTTAATTGTCATTTGAATAGAGGTGATAATGACTAAAGACTGGACCACTCCAGTATTTGTAGAATGGTAACTGCATGAGAAAACAGATACAACCTTACGACGCACACTATATTGTATTTCCATATACCAAAAGTGGTTACTATAATGAACACAGGTCCAAAGAAATTGAATAATGTCTTTGGGATTGAAGTTTGGGATCGAAAACCGTAATTAGTAAATTAGGGGATGAATGTCCTTTCAATATTATTACAACTAGGACCAATCTCTAGGTATAATGGTTGTGGTTTCTAGCAATTTCTAAATTAGAGTTTATTTTCTTGCCTATTTTTCATGACCGACCATGTCCCCCTAAGAACTAACTGTACTAAAAAATCATTGCTTACGCATTCAAGAAAACTTTATGTATTTAAGTAATGAGACGCGATTAACGTATAGCATTTAGGTTCTGCTTTAAAGGCAAAGTACCATACCTGAATGAAACACCAAAATGTTATTGCAATGGTCTTCTAGAGCTTAAATCCTGATGTAATAGGTATAACAATTTTAAGTATACAACTAAGATGTTTGCTAACAATTTTCAGTGTGGTAAATGGCCGCCGTTAGGCCGACTAGTCGGTTCGGTGACTATTCTGTCTCGTTTTGCTCAAAAAACGTCTAATGGGTCAGTCAACTGTAAATAGCCATGTCAAAATCGGTTTGGGTTTGAGTCGTTAGTCAACGTCCGACTCGACCAACTAGTCGTCGCAAAGTCCCGACCGACTCATCTCCGTCTCGCGACCTTTACAACCTTGACAGTTTTTGTAATCAAGATACATTTTGGAAACTAAAACTAAAAGGAATAGTGCTCAAGTTTATTGACATATGTACAATAATGTAATAAACAATTCAACTTCTACAATCAAGAAACTTAAAAGCTTCAAAGAATGATGATCACATGTACACAATTGACTAtcgtatgtatatatgttatagtGTACCCCACCTTCGGTAGCatgtattagttcacagtaattgaactatgaacaccagactctcacttaAACAATAGATATGAATTATTAGTGCggaaattgagagaacacgataatagAATAGAAGACTAATGATATTGACCGTGAAAAGTACATCTATCAAATGAACCATACGTCCATATTTATACAGataaaaaccaaatctggagatttggtttccaaaactacttagctataaatatgaaaaagataaactaaaaacaaaccaaatttgctaataactaggaagtaaattctggagataaaatcaaatcttcaaaacaaatcttcttaaataacaagcatatctccagaatattctatggcttttgcttcaagaaatcttcaaccgtttactccagcaattccagagtctgtaacttcagactctaaatctccagactctaaaatctgcaaaatccttttgactcatcagattattattttcattttcccaACAGCATGCTTTAACTTAGACATAATTAAAATTGCTTCGTCAAACAAATCTTCACGGAGCAATAAAGAAACAAAGGTCTGTAAAGACGTGTAGTAACGAAGCGATGACATTGAATATAGTGCACCAAACCTCGGTTTGCCAAAAGTCAATGTGAAGAGGCTACTGCTAGCTCGGCCGCCACCATTGCCAACTAAGGCAAGAGACAACAATGTTTTCTCTTACAAGGACCCATTTAAGGAAAGTCAAGGAATCTTTCTATAGTGCATGGGAACTCGAAAAATGCCTCGAAAGATGGTATTCCATCCCTACAAATATGG
Proteins encoded in this region:
- the LOC139863286 gene encoding wall-associated receptor kinase-like 20, producing MEIQYSVRRKVVSVFSCSYHSTNTGVVQSLVIITSIQMTINLALKMMIMIITLVVGLLVHITCAKIITCPSCGTIRVPYPLSTTPTCGQPAYKVRCVNRALKFDTLNNTYPIISISPKTQQLVIQRSHLLLNSCINGTHGVKLNASFPFTITHSNCTDPDVELMWAPPPEPGCKTQACCDSTSTCRAAHDGMLRCFCKPKLHWDALGARCASDFVSTKPRRIILVAAAMCSVVMLLSVALAVTMFVHHKNIKAEHKRIAREREEMVASGEGGKTAKIFTRKEIKRATNNFSSRGLLGVGGFGEVYKGVLDCGTTVAVKCAKLGNTKSIDQVLNEVRILCQVNHKNLVQLLGCCVEKQPLLVYEYVPNGSLFDHLHGLKKQRLTWTQRLGIARDTASGLTYLHFSTSSPIYHRDVKSSNILLDHKMKAKVADFGLSRLAQVDVTHVTTCAQGTLGYLDPDYYWNYQLTDKSDVYSFGVVLLEILTCLKAIDFGRPTDDVNLVAYAKRMVNEEKLVDVIDPIIKKDATLLEIDGMKAFGFLAMSCLEERRENRPSMKEVYEEIEYIMGVVATADE